The following proteins are encoded in a genomic region of Cellulomonas sp. ES6:
- a CDS encoding UDP-N-acetylglucosamine 1-carboxyvinyltransferase: MTPTLPEQLAHVGSLVRSARRHRGLTQTQLAELLGTSQSAVHRIEQGSQNLSLDMLTRIGAALDAPIVTLGGPQHTHLRVQGGVRLEGRLDVNTSKNGAVALLCASLLNRGTTRLRNVARIVEVDRIVDVLRSVGVRATWSNDGHDLEIVVPKDLDLEAIDVDAARRTRSIIMFFGPLLGQHDEFRLPYAGGCDLGSRTVEPHMIALRPFGLSVTASGGRYLARVTDPGTENLSIVLTERGDTVTENALMAAARRPGVTTIRNASPNYMVQDLCFFLELLGVRVDGIGTTTLTVHGKAEIDADVEYAVSEDPVEAMSLLTAGIVTGSEITVGRVPIEFMEIELATLSEMGLRYTLSPEYTAHNGRTRLVDITVHPSDLRAPLDKIHPMPFPGLNIDNLPFFAVIAACATGSTLVHDWVYEGRAIHLTDLTRLGADVRLLDAHRLQVSGPTHWSGAEVSCPPALRPAVVILLAMLAAKGTSVLRNVDIIARGYEQLQERLVELGAQIETFRD; encoded by the coding sequence GTGACTCCCACGCTCCCCGAGCAGCTCGCCCACGTGGGCTCGCTCGTCCGGTCCGCCCGCCGCCACCGCGGCCTCACGCAGACCCAGCTCGCCGAGCTCCTCGGCACCAGCCAGTCCGCCGTCCACCGCATCGAGCAGGGCTCCCAGAACCTCAGCCTCGACATGCTCACGCGCATCGGCGCGGCGCTCGACGCCCCCATCGTGACCCTCGGCGGCCCCCAGCACACCCACCTGCGCGTGCAGGGCGGCGTCCGCCTCGAGGGACGGCTCGACGTCAACACCTCCAAGAACGGCGCCGTCGCGCTGCTGTGCGCCTCGCTGCTCAACCGCGGCACCACGCGCCTGCGCAACGTCGCCCGGATCGTCGAGGTGGACCGCATCGTCGACGTGCTGCGGTCCGTCGGCGTCCGCGCCACGTGGTCGAACGACGGCCACGACCTCGAGATCGTCGTGCCGAAGGACCTCGACCTCGAGGCCATCGACGTCGACGCCGCCCGCCGCACCCGCTCGATCATCATGTTCTTCGGCCCGCTGCTCGGGCAGCACGACGAGTTCCGGCTGCCGTACGCCGGCGGGTGCGACCTCGGCTCCCGCACCGTCGAGCCGCACATGATCGCCCTGCGCCCGTTCGGCCTGTCCGTCACCGCCAGCGGCGGCCGCTACCTGGCCCGCGTCACCGACCCGGGCACGGAGAACCTGTCGATCGTGCTGACCGAGCGCGGCGACACCGTCACCGAGAACGCCCTCATGGCCGCCGCCCGGCGCCCCGGCGTCACGACCATCCGCAACGCCAGCCCCAACTACATGGTCCAGGACCTGTGCTTCTTCCTGGAGCTGCTGGGCGTGCGGGTCGACGGCATCGGGACCACCACGCTCACCGTGCACGGCAAGGCGGAGATCGACGCCGACGTGGAGTACGCGGTGTCCGAGGACCCGGTCGAGGCGATGAGCCTGCTCACCGCCGGCATCGTCACCGGCTCGGAGATCACCGTCGGCCGCGTGCCGATCGAGTTCATGGAGATCGAGCTCGCGACGCTCTCCGAGATGGGCCTGCGGTACACGCTGTCGCCGGAGTACACCGCCCACAACGGCCGCACCCGGCTCGTGGACATCACGGTGCACCCGAGCGACCTGCGCGCGCCGCTGGACAAGATCCACCCGATGCCGTTCCCCGGCCTCAACATCGACAACCTGCCGTTCTTCGCGGTCATCGCCGCGTGCGCGACGGGCTCGACGCTGGTGCACGACTGGGTCTACGAGGGCCGGGCGATCCACCTGACGGACCTCACCCGGCTCGGCGCCGACGTGCGCCTGCTCGACGCGCACCGGCTGCAGGTGTCCGGCCCGACGCACTGGTCCGGCGCGGAGGTGTCGTGCCCGCCCGCGCTGCGGCCCGCCGTGGTGATCCTGCTGGCGATGCTCGCCGCCAAGGGCACGAGCGTGCTGCGCAACGTCGACATCATCGCCCGCGGGTACGAGCAGCTGCAGGAGCGGCTGGTCGAGCTGGGCGCGCAGATCGAGACCTTCCGCGACTGA
- a CDS encoding exonuclease domain-containing protein gives MTWTDGPLLGFDTETTGVDVDRDRIVTAALVRRDAAGTHVRTWLIDPGVPIPEAASAIHGISTEHARAHGSAPRPALDEIADAIAGAVRDGVPVVAYNASFDLCLLEAELRRHHLPTVEDRLDGELRPVIDPLVLDRAEDRYRRGKRKLVDLCGVYQVVDTGSLHTADVDVVATLDVLERIVGRFPHLGDLDLVSLHDYQVTAHRAWAEAFNAWRDERGLPGPGAEHTWPSRGRRPLAPPVHDPARDLRFAGRPVQDTLIA, from the coding sequence ATGACCTGGACGGACGGGCCCCTGCTGGGCTTCGACACGGAGACCACCGGCGTCGACGTGGACCGCGACCGCATCGTCACCGCGGCGCTGGTACGGCGGGACGCGGCCGGCACGCACGTCCGGACGTGGCTGATCGACCCGGGCGTGCCGATCCCCGAGGCCGCGAGCGCGATCCACGGCATCAGCACCGAGCACGCCCGTGCGCACGGCTCGGCGCCACGCCCGGCGCTGGACGAGATCGCGGACGCCATCGCGGGTGCCGTCCGCGACGGGGTGCCCGTGGTCGCCTACAACGCGTCGTTCGACCTGTGCCTGCTGGAGGCCGAGCTGCGCCGCCACCACCTGCCCACCGTGGAGGACCGCCTCGACGGCGAGCTGCGGCCGGTGATCGACCCGCTGGTGCTGGACCGCGCGGAGGACCGGTACCGCAGGGGCAAGCGCAAGCTGGTCGACCTGTGCGGCGTCTACCAGGTGGTCGACACCGGCAGCCTGCACACCGCCGACGTGGACGTGGTCGCCACGCTCGACGTCCTGGAGCGGATCGTCGGCCGGTTCCCGCACCTCGGGGACCTCGACCTCGTGTCCCTGCACGACTACCAGGTGACCGCGCACCGGGCGTGGGCGGAGGCCTTCAACGCCTGGCGCGACGAGCGCGGCCTGCCCGGCCCGGGCGCGGAGCACACCTGGCCCAGCCGCGGTCGCCGGCCCCTGGCCCCGCCCGTGCACGACCCGGCCCGCGACCTGCGGTTCGCCGGCCGCCCGGTGCAGGACACGCTGATCGCCTGA
- a CDS encoding response regulator transcription factor: MAGVVVCHGSTAVRERIVLTALGVPSLAPVRAAATVEELVTLARRVPPTIVLLDAHLPSPGPVEAIRRLRAVPSQSTVVMLAVPGDEIALDRAIALGARGYLAPDVGRAELAAVAAHILASPALPAGVPDAVAAHGAVASAPTPAVARAELPVQAGASRDEVSLTKREVEVLVGMSNGRSNAQIGQELFLSEDTIKTHARRLFRKLGAADRAQAVAIGLRRGLIR, translated from the coding sequence ATGGCTGGCGTCGTGGTGTGCCACGGGTCGACGGCGGTGCGGGAGCGCATCGTCCTGACGGCACTGGGGGTCCCCTCGCTCGCGCCGGTCCGCGCCGCAGCCACGGTGGAGGAGCTGGTCACGCTCGCCCGCCGCGTGCCCCCGACGATCGTGCTGCTCGACGCGCACCTGCCGTCGCCCGGCCCGGTCGAGGCGATCCGCAGGCTGCGGGCCGTGCCGTCCCAGTCGACGGTCGTCATGCTGGCGGTGCCGGGCGACGAGATCGCGCTGGACCGGGCGATCGCCCTGGGTGCGCGCGGCTACCTCGCCCCGGACGTCGGCCGCGCGGAGCTCGCCGCGGTCGCCGCCCACATCCTCGCCAGCCCGGCACTGCCCGCCGGTGTCCCGGACGCGGTCGCGGCGCACGGTGCCGTCGCCAGCGCCCCCACGCCCGCCGTCGCACGGGCGGAGCTGCCGGTGCAGGCCGGCGCGTCCCGCGACGAGGTCTCGCTGACCAAGCGCGAGGTCGAGGTGCTGGTCGGCATGAGCAACGGCCGGTCGAACGCCCAGATCGGGCAGGAGCTGTTCCTGTCCGAGGACACCATCAAGACCCACGCCCGCCGGCTGTTCCGCAAGCTCGGCGCGGCGGACCGGGCGCAGGCCGTCGCGATCGGCCTGCGGCGCGGCCTCATCCGCTGA
- the guaB gene encoding IMP dehydrogenase yields MTDLGTPGSAAPADPFGFIGLTYDDVLLLPGETDVIPSEVDTTTRLTREISLSIPLVSAAMDTVTESRMAIALARQGGIGVLHRNLSIEAQAHQVDLVKRSESGMVSDPVTVGPDATLAELDALCAKYRVSGLPVVDDDRRLLGIITNRDLRFVPPAEFATRRVRDTMTSMPLVTGPVGISNDDAAALLGKHKVEKLPLVDADGRLQGLITVKDFVKSEQYPLATKDASGRLVVAAAVGFFGDAWDRVTALVEAGVDALVVDTANGHARLMLDMVRRIKSDPATRHVQVIGGNIATREGAQALVDAGVDAVKVGVGPGSICTTRVVAGVGVPQVTAVYEASLAAKPAGVPVIADGGLQYSGDIAKALVAGADSVMVGGLIAGCDESPGDLVFVNGKQFKRYRGMASLGAMQSRGDRRSYSKDRYFQGDLTDDEIITEGIEGQVPYRGPLAAVAHQLVGGLHQSMFYVGARTIPQLQQRGKFVRITPAGLKESHPHDVQMISESPNYTVR; encoded by the coding sequence ATGACCGACCTGGGTACCCCTGGATCCGCCGCGCCTGCCGACCCGTTCGGCTTCATCGGTCTCACCTACGACGACGTCCTGCTCCTCCCGGGCGAGACCGACGTCATCCCGAGCGAGGTCGACACCACGACCCGCCTCACGCGTGAGATCTCCCTGTCGATCCCCCTGGTGTCCGCCGCGATGGACACCGTCACCGAGTCGCGCATGGCCATCGCGCTCGCCCGCCAGGGCGGCATCGGCGTGCTGCACCGCAACCTCTCGATCGAGGCGCAGGCCCACCAGGTCGACCTCGTGAAGCGCTCCGAGTCCGGCATGGTGTCCGACCCCGTCACCGTGGGTCCCGACGCCACGCTCGCCGAGCTCGACGCCCTGTGCGCGAAGTACCGCGTCTCCGGCCTGCCGGTCGTGGACGACGACCGCCGGCTGCTCGGCATCATCACCAACCGCGACCTGCGCTTCGTGCCGCCGGCCGAGTTCGCCACCCGGCGGGTGCGCGACACGATGACGTCGATGCCGCTGGTCACCGGGCCGGTCGGCATCTCGAACGACGACGCCGCGGCGCTGCTCGGCAAGCACAAGGTCGAGAAGCTGCCGCTGGTGGACGCCGACGGCCGCCTGCAGGGGCTCATCACCGTCAAGGACTTCGTGAAGTCCGAGCAGTACCCGCTCGCCACCAAGGACGCGTCCGGCCGCCTGGTCGTCGCCGCGGCCGTCGGGTTCTTCGGCGACGCCTGGGACCGCGTGACCGCGCTCGTCGAGGCCGGTGTGGATGCGCTCGTCGTCGACACCGCCAACGGCCACGCCCGGCTCATGCTCGACATGGTGCGCCGCATCAAGTCCGACCCGGCCACGCGGCACGTGCAGGTCATCGGCGGCAACATCGCGACCCGCGAGGGCGCGCAGGCGCTGGTCGACGCGGGCGTGGACGCGGTCAAGGTCGGCGTCGGCCCGGGCTCCATCTGCACGACGCGCGTGGTCGCGGGCGTCGGCGTGCCGCAGGTCACCGCGGTCTACGAGGCGTCGCTGGCGGCCAAGCCGGCGGGCGTCCCGGTCATCGCGGACGGCGGCCTGCAGTACTCGGGCGACATCGCCAAGGCCCTCGTGGCCGGCGCGGACAGCGTCATGGTCGGCGGGCTCATCGCCGGCTGCGACGAGTCCCCGGGCGACCTGGTGTTCGTCAACGGCAAGCAGTTCAAGCGCTACCGCGGCATGGCGTCGCTCGGCGCGATGCAGAGCCGCGGGGACCGCCGGTCGTACTCCAAGGACCGCTACTTCCAGGGCGACCTCACCGACGACGAGATCATCACCGAGGGCATCGAGGGCCAGGTCCCGTACCGCGGCCCGCTCGCGGCGGTCGCGCACCAGCTGGTCGGCGGCCTGCACCAGTCGATGTTCTACGTCGGCGCGCGCACGATCCCGCAGCTGCAGCAGCGCGGGAAGTTCGTCCGCATCACGCCGGCGGGCCTCAAGGAGAGCCACCCGCACGACGTCCAGATGATCTCGGAGTCCCCGAACTACACGGTGCGCTGA
- a CDS encoding type 1 glutamine amidotransferase domain-containing protein: MARLTGRTVAFLTSSKGIEEPELTAPWQAVVDEGGTPVLVSAEAGTVSAVNNDLDPGGEYPVDRTLDQVSADDVDALVIPGGTVNADTLRTQEGAQALVRAVVGAGKPVAAICHGPWTLIEAGVVDGVTLTSYPSLATDLRNAGADWVDREVVVSQAGGSTLITSRNPDDLPAFCAAVVEAVAG; this comes from the coding sequence ATGGCACGCCTGACCGGCCGGACCGTCGCGTTCCTGACCAGCAGCAAGGGCATCGAGGAGCCCGAGCTGACCGCGCCCTGGCAGGCCGTGGTCGACGAGGGCGGCACGCCCGTGCTGGTGTCCGCGGAGGCGGGCACGGTGAGCGCCGTCAACAACGACCTCGACCCGGGCGGCGAGTACCCGGTGGACCGCACGCTCGACCAGGTGTCGGCGGACGACGTCGACGCCCTCGTCATCCCGGGCGGCACCGTCAACGCCGACACCCTGCGCACGCAGGAGGGCGCGCAGGCGCTGGTGCGCGCGGTGGTCGGCGCGGGCAAGCCGGTCGCGGCGATCTGCCACGGCCCGTGGACGCTGATCGAGGCGGGCGTCGTGGACGGCGTCACGCTCACGTCGTACCCGAGCCTGGCGACCGACCTGCGCAACGCCGGCGCCGACTGGGTGGACCGCGAGGTCGTCGTGTCGCAGGCGGGCGGCAGCACCCTCATCACGTCCCGCAACCCCGACGACCTGCCCGCGTTCTGCGCGGCGGTCGTGGAGGCGGTCGCGGGCTGA
- the groES gene encoding co-chaperone GroES — protein sequence MSVSIKPLEDRIVVKTLEAEQTTASGLVIPDSAKEKPQEGEVLAVGPGRVDDNGNRVPLDVAVGDKVIYSKYGGTEVKYDGEEYLILSARDILAIVTK from the coding sequence GTGTCGGTCTCCATCAAGCCGCTCGAGGACCGCATCGTCGTCAAGACGCTCGAGGCGGAGCAGACGACCGCCTCCGGTCTGGTCATCCCGGACAGCGCCAAGGAGAAGCCCCAGGAGGGCGAGGTCCTGGCGGTCGGCCCGGGCCGTGTCGACGACAACGGCAACCGCGTCCCGCTCGACGTGGCCGTCGGCGACAAGGTCATCTACAGCAAGTACGGCGGCACCGAGGTGAAGTACGACGGCGAGGAGTACCTGATCCTCTCCGCCCGCGACATCCTCGCGATCGTCACGAAGTGA
- a CDS encoding WhiB family transcriptional regulator: MAEISRLPGPVMELWEWQYEGACRDADQDLFFHPEGERGAARRRRAEAAKAICATCPVINECREQSLAVREPYGVWGGLSEDERAAVLAAGRTQSQVV, translated from the coding sequence ATGGCCGAGATCTCTCGCCTCCCGGGCCCCGTGATGGAGCTCTGGGAGTGGCAGTACGAGGGCGCCTGCCGGGACGCCGACCAGGACCTGTTCTTCCACCCCGAGGGCGAGCGCGGGGCCGCGCGCCGCCGCCGCGCCGAGGCGGCCAAGGCCATCTGCGCGACCTGCCCGGTCATCAACGAGTGCCGCGAGCAGTCGCTCGCGGTCCGCGAGCCGTACGGCGTGTGGGGCGGGCTGTCCGAGGACGAGCGCGCCGCCGTCCTCGCCGCCGGCCGCACCCAGAGCCAGGTGGTCTGA
- a CDS encoding MerR family transcriptional regulator, which produces MQIDDDGGTAGRAPSVDPHATDATERADPAGPVDPADPGETADPGETADPDETTGPDETTGSDGSPAPDAGDAAPTLTVAAVAGRLGVAPATLRTWDRRYGLGPSEHTAGAHRRYSAADLARLMRMRALTLDGVPPSDAARLAREGAPQEPVVRHLSAVPDLVGGAEGPGAARGAGVTSLGALRPPPRADRPATPTAVIDAALRADAGEVARLLALPAGADLTRWWSDLVAPARAGIASRTVLARPGDEPDALVVAAALTVLRDRSGRVPAHPSRRRIALLMAAPGEPRPLSLHVLAGALADAGVDARVVAGPTGRHRLLEITAMTSPSAVVLTSEQPAPDLATLAALVEQHPELPVFAMVPDEASPAVPRGPEVYRVRTVPGLVHEVLAVCR; this is translated from the coding sequence ATGCAGATCGACGACGACGGCGGCACGGCGGGGCGGGCACCTTCGGTGGACCCGCACGCCACCGACGCGACCGAGCGGGCCGACCCCGCCGGACCCGTCGACCCCGCCGACCCGGGTGAGACCGCCGACCCGGGTGAGACCGCCGACCCGGACGAGACCACCGGCCCGGACGAGACCACCGGCTCGGACGGGTCGCCGGCCCCGGACGCCGGCGACGCCGCGCCGACGCTGACCGTGGCCGCCGTCGCGGGGCGGCTCGGGGTGGCGCCCGCGACGCTGCGCACGTGGGACCGCCGCTACGGCCTGGGCCCGTCCGAGCACACCGCCGGCGCGCACCGCCGCTACAGCGCGGCCGACCTGGCACGGCTGATGAGGATGCGGGCCCTGACGCTGGACGGGGTGCCGCCGTCGGACGCCGCGCGCCTCGCCCGGGAGGGCGCCCCGCAGGAGCCGGTGGTGCGGCACCTGTCCGCCGTGCCCGACCTCGTCGGCGGTGCGGAGGGTCCGGGCGCCGCCCGAGGTGCCGGCGTGACGTCGCTCGGTGCCCTGCGGCCGCCGCCCCGCGCCGACCGGCCCGCCACCCCCACCGCCGTGATCGACGCGGCGCTGCGCGCGGACGCCGGCGAGGTCGCCCGCCTGCTCGCCCTGCCCGCCGGCGCCGACCTGACGCGGTGGTGGTCGGACCTGGTCGCACCCGCCCGGGCTGGGATCGCCTCCCGCACGGTGCTGGCGCGCCCCGGCGACGAGCCCGACGCGCTCGTGGTGGCCGCGGCCCTCACGGTGCTGCGGGACCGCTCGGGCCGGGTGCCGGCGCACCCGTCGCGCCGGCGCATCGCGCTGCTGATGGCCGCGCCCGGGGAGCCGCGGCCGCTGTCGCTGCACGTGCTGGCCGGCGCGCTGGCGGACGCGGGCGTGGACGCGCGCGTCGTCGCGGGCCCCACCGGTCGGCACCGGTTGCTGGAGATCACCGCGATGACGTCGCCGTCGGCGGTCGTGCTCACGAGCGAGCAGCCCGCGCCGGACCTCGCCACGCTGGCGGCGCTCGTCGAGCAGCACCCGGAGCTGCCGGTCTTCGCGATGGTGCCCGACGAGGCGTCCCCGGCCGTGCCGCGCGGGCCGGAGGTCTACCGGGTCCGCACGGTCCCGGGGCTCGTGCACGAGGTGCTCGCGGTCTGCCGGTGA